The genomic interval CGTGACTACCTGAATCTACACCGATCAAAACTCACACGTTCAACGAAGGTCACTCGTTATGAAAAACAAACCAATCTGTGTTCATCCAAGCGATAAATCCATGTCCGAATGCTACGGCTGGTTCCGCGAAACCTTGCAGGCACTCCCCACCGGCTGGATTGCTGGCGGAAGTCTTCGCGACTACTTCCAGCGGAAGCCCTGCAACAGCGATGTGGACGTTTTCTTCCGCAATCCAGACGATCTCGCCGAGGGAATCTGGACCATCGAACGAACCAACTCCACGAGGATCTATGACAAACCGAACATCCGTGGATACATGTTCAAGGGGCAGCATATCCAGTTGATCAAGAACCGGTTCTTCGACGGTCCAGAGGAAACGATCGCCGAGTTTGACTTCACGGTCTGCTGCGCGGCGATCGACCAATCAGGGCTCGTCTACGTGCACGAGGATTTCTTCGAAGACTTGGCAGCAAACCGGCTTTCGATCAACCAGCTTGACTATCCCCTGGGAACGCTTGCCCGGTTGCCGAGGTACATCGGAAAGGGGTTTCAGCCGTGCAAGGGAACCCTGCTGAAGCTGGCGAAGGCCATGCAATCCGTCGACTTCGCAAACCCCGTCGAGAACGAACTTCAGTTCTACTCGCATGGCGGGCAACGGTTCGGTCGTTTTGAGGCTGTTGACTCAGCACCCAAGCGACAGCTGGTCGCGGCCATGAGCCACGAAGCGCCATATCCTTGGTTCTAGGCATCCATGTAAATTCGCATTGTGTTTCGCTGAATCGATTGCGATCGTTTCCGCCCCGCCCGTTCATTATGGCGGGGCGTTTTCGTTGCTGGAATTTCGGAGACAGGTTTTCGCGGATGACAACCGTTAGCTCCAAAGCGCAATATACGGCACTTCCGTAAACCTAAAAACTTGAGCAACCGAGACATCAGAATGGCCGAAAAGACTGCTGAGAAACCGCATGCTCCTCTGTTGACTCTTGATCTTGGGGAAAATGGCGGAGTCAACGAATTCTTTTCAATCAAAGAGATGTACGAATGGATCGATCGAGAGTGCAATGTTTGGGTGTTTGTCAATGATCAATCTGGCCCGAACAAGCAGCGCACGGATGGGTTGCAGAATCTTCGAGAAGTGAAGCTTGAGATGGATCGAAGGGCGAATCAGTGGTCGAATAGTGGTGATTCAACCGAAACGGTGAGTACTCGTTTAATTGAGCAGTTCAAAAGCAAGATCGTCGAATACTACGTTACCAAGCGGCTTTACTCTCATTCGCGAGGCCGATTTGGTGTGTTTATCCTCGACATGAAAGATCAAGACCAAGAGCAAGCGATGTGGCTTTGGTGGATTTGGCATCGTCCTGGGCAGATAAGTACTGATTCTAGCGGAGTGCTTCGGCCTCAGATGTTGACCGCAGCGTTCAGGGGCGTCGAGTTTTTGACAGGTTTTAAATCATCGGCTGCCGAGAAAAAGGCGATGAAGTCCCTACAAGCTGAGTGGAGGAAAATCCTCGGGGACGAGCATCGTGTTTTTCAAGAACAGCGTGATCTCGCTACGGCCCTGGCGCGAGAGTCAGCCGAACATATTGCGAATCTTAAGTCGCAAATGGCGGAGGCGGCCAAAGAACACGAAGAGATGGTTCAGGGTCATGCGGACGAGATGGAATCGATCCAGAAGAAATTTCAAGACGAACTGGCAGTTCGATCCGCAGTTGAGTTTTGGAATAGTCGGGCAGGGCATCACCGAGGGAAGTCAAATTTATGGGGCAAAGTTGCCCTCGTTTATGCTGCAGCAGCTTTCATCCTTCTCCCATGGTTGCAGTACATGATGAGTGGGATACCGACGGAAGTGAAGCTGCTCATTAAAAGCGGAGACATTGACGCTGCGGGAGTTTCGACGCTGCTCACGCATTCAACAGTCACATCGGCGATTCGTTTTGTTGTGATGGCAATGATTGCCGCGTGGCCACTTCGCCTTTTCGTGAGAAATTACCTTAGCCATTCCCACCTAGAAGCTGATGCGATGGAAAGAGAGATAGTTGTCAGGACTTACTTGGCGCTTCTGAATGACCCCGACTTGGTGGGCAAAGAAGACCTCAAAGAGCAAATACTTCCGCACGCGCTGCAAAACATTTTCCGGCACACGTCGGACGGAATAGTGAAAGATGACGGAATCCCGTGGCAGTCGATTAGCGAGGCATTTGGCAAGAAGAGCAGTTCCAGCGGTTCAGGCGGTATATCCTGACCTGTGCTCGCCACTGCTGCGCGATGACCGGATTCTGACCGGATTTTCCCCGGAATACTGTCGAAAGACGCTGTTTTATGCGCCGACTTGCGTTCGTTTGCGAATGCGTTATCATCCTGAAAAGCCTATTAAATAGGTCGTTTTGCGAAATCAGCGTGTTTTTCGAATTGGCTTCGAGCCCTAGTGGGGGCAAATTGACCGCTCAGTCGAATCGACTGAGCGGTTTTTTCATTGGCAGCAATGACTTGCATCGTTGGCCGGTATCCGGCAGTGCTGCAAAGGTCGCGGCGAGAATTCGGCTGGTGAGGGATCGGAAAACGATCGCCTTATTCTGAGCCCTGTTTTGAAACGGCCGTTGGAAGCGTCTGTCGGCGAATCGAAAATAGGATCGCGGGGATGGCTCCGATGATCGCAATTGGCCAGAAACTGCGTTCAGTGGTGCTGGCTTCCAGGAACGTTGCCAAGTCGATCAGCCATCCGAGCAGCGGCGCGAGAATCAGAGTCGCCAGCGAGGCCGCTTGCGATTCGATGGAGAGCAGGGTCGCACCGATGCTTGGATCAGAATGAGCATCGAAGCGGCTGATGACCATCGGACGCCAGATGTTTTGCGCGCAGGCGAGCAGCACGAAGATGGGGATTACGATCCAGGAGGCTTGGCAATAAAGCGCGGGCAAGAGCACGATGTAGGCCAGCGCGACAAATTGCCAAACCCGCAGAGAAGCCCGTTCGTCACCTCCGAACCATCGGGACACACGATGTGCGTTCCGTGATGAGGCGCTTGCGAGTAAATGCAGGAAGAAATAGACCAAGCCGATCAGCAGTGCCGACCGCTGCTTGTCTCCAAAACTTAAGAACAACGGCAGCGAGAGTGCTGTCATTTTCAGTACTGGCTGCAAGTAATCTTTGACAGCTTCATAGACGCCCTGAAATCCCATCGTCTCGGCGGTCAGCTGCCGCAGCGCCGGATGGTGCAGTGATTCGCGAGCCACTTGCCACATGTGCCATGCGACCGCCCTCAGTGACACCTTCTGTTTCGGCACCGTATCGAGATACGCAGGGTACGTCGCCAGATTAATCAGGTTCAGCACATAAGGGATGATCGCAAAGTAAATAATCATTCGGTAATTGGAGGTGGCAAAAACCAATCCGGCACCGATCAGGACTGACACGGCCGAACCAATCTTCGAC from Schlesneria paludicola DSM 18645 carries:
- a CDS encoding DUF6161 domain-containing protein, yielding MAEKTAEKPHAPLLTLDLGENGGVNEFFSIKEMYEWIDRECNVWVFVNDQSGPNKQRTDGLQNLREVKLEMDRRANQWSNSGDSTETVSTRLIEQFKSKIVEYYVTKRLYSHSRGRFGVFILDMKDQDQEQAMWLWWIWHRPGQISTDSSGVLRPQMLTAAFRGVEFLTGFKSSAAEKKAMKSLQAEWRKILGDEHRVFQEQRDLATALARESAEHIANLKSQMAEAAKEHEEMVQGHADEMESIQKKFQDELAVRSAVEFWNSRAGHHRGKSNLWGKVALVYAAAAFILLPWLQYMMSGIPTEVKLLIKSGDIDAAGVSTLLTHSTVTSAIRFVVMAMIAAWPLRLFVRNYLSHSHLEADAMEREIVVRTYLALLNDPDLVGKEDLKEQILPHALQNIFRHTSDGIVKDDGIPWQSISEAFGKKSSSSGSGGIS
- a CDS encoding MFS transporter → MLFRFSLYGFLKNQTYFEPFIVLFFLEQGLHFFEIGIAMGVGAAVSNMMEIPTGALADLYGRRRCMIASFVIYILSFLVLATGTQYWQLLCGVAMCGGADAFRGGIHKAMILDWLRAQGRENERTRIYGYTRSWSKIGSAVSVLIGAGLVFATSNYRMIIYFAIIPYVLNLINLATYPAYLDTVPKQKVSLRAVAWHMWQVARESLHHPALRQLTAETMGFQGVYEAVKDYLQPVLKMTALSLPLFLSFGDKQRSALLIGLVYFFLHLLASASSRNAHRVSRWFGGDERASLRVWQFVALAYIVLLPALYCQASWIVIPIFVLLACAQNIWRPMVISRFDAHSDPSIGATLLSIESQAASLATLILAPLLGWLIDLATFLEASTTERSFWPIAIIGAIPAILFSIRRQTLPTAVSKQGSE